The window TGCGAGGCAATTAAGATAAATCGCTCGGTTGGCTTTTGAATTCAACATCCATCTCGCGTTGATCAAACAAAGCGAGTTTACTTTTGTACCACTTCCTGCTAGACCCTAAAACGAAACTGAAACTAAAACTTGCACTGCACGGCAAGTTCGTTGCCTCAGTCTTTTGTTTTGCGGCGCAAGTCAAGCCAGCAAACTAATaactttatttgatttatagtttttaatgtttttttaataagtATAGAGAAACTAAAATACTAGAAATATTTAGTTAAAAAACACTTCTTCCATGTCAAGGCTTACGTATCAACAGAGACTGTATTTAAATTTGTCTTTTTCTGTTTAGTCACTCTCACTCGAAGcgactgtctgtctgtctccgTGACTGACTGCCTCAACGAAGAGTTCAATAACCATTTGATGCGTTTCGATTTCAACCAAAGTATGCACACAAAATCAGCATAAAAGTGAGCGAGTTGCAAACTTGATTCACTGAGTATTCCGATTCAGCATTCAGCCCACTCGAATGTACTCATAAGAGCCAGCAAACTGCAGCTGGCTGTCAGGGCTAGGCCAAAAGTGATTGCCCAGCATCTCAGAACCGAGAATGAGCTTGACTGAGCAAATTCAAAGCGAATTGTTATTGGCCTGCAATTATGTCCGAGTCTGAGTGGTTCCGTGAGCTGTTTCTTTTCATAGAAATATTCACAAAGAGCCCGATAAGCTGTACAAACAATTTTTGTATTACAAACAGGTCTTGCTCAATCCGAACTTCAGGGCTTTTCTGTTGGCTAACAATAAAATGTTTGCCAGCATTTAATTTATGTAAAGTCTGGCCCGAAGTGCTGTGACTTCAAAACTGATTAAATCACATAAAAATCACAGTTTCAGGGACAAAcatggaaaaataaataaatgtaggCCCGATGCAGTTGTGATATTTTAAAGAGCTAATAAACTAATATTATTATGGCTCACTTTGGTATTTATTCAAGCTAATTGCAAGATCGGTTACAAAATCTGAGACGGAGCAGGACCCTCGTAATCACTGGCCTGACATTcgcattacgtatacgccccgTTGTGCCGCATTAGCAACTTCCgtcacaataataaaaaccgaATAACAGCAACAAGACCGTAAAGAAAAATGCGTTGCTTGTTTTCTGTAAGGGAGAAAGTCTGTCTCTCTGCAATTATATTGTCTGCCAACCGACCCCCCCCTCCAACAGccatatagttttttttgttgattttgttgACTTGTTGGGGTTTTTCGAATGTAAACACGAGCTAGCGAGCCTCTTGCCATTTGAATGGTTTGTTTTGCAAACAAAATTCTCTGCAAGTGTTTTTCATTCAATTCAATTGTCGAGGCATTTCGAATGAAAGTGAGAGTTTCAGGCCAGGCTGCCAGGCACAGCAGATACATCCATGTATCTGGTAGATACGCTCCGCAGCGACACTGACGGACTGCACATGTCAGTCACGGCTGTCAATAGCGCGTGTCAGGCGGGTGGGCGTGGCCAAAGAAAGGGGCGGCCTGCGAAATGCCGCGAAAGTGCACAAGCTTTTTGGCCCGCCCCTCCGGTTGGTAATTAAAATGAGTTATTGTCTTTCTCGTCTCTGGCtcatttcttttgttttcaatttttaatttttaatttcgaCCTGGTCCACATTAGACGATGAATAATGGAACTATAATGGAGTCATAATAGAGTCCATATGGCAACCAGATCGGTTGCATTGTGAGCTTTGATTTGCCAAGCGAAAGAccataaaaacaataaaatgtttaatttataaatcGTATACGAGTCGCCTTTTGCTTTTCCACTCTTTTCGAGATCGTTTTCGTAGCAAACCTAATTTTTGCgggtttttcattttttcgagACCAGTTTTTTGCTGCTTTGCGTTTAagtttgctttgctttttgcCTCGCCAtgctttgctttgctttgctGTGCCAACTATTTGCCAATCGACTTTGGCGAGTTATAGGTATTTTTTCAGCTTGTTTTCTGCCGTCTTGTTGTTTTCCTTttgcaaaaatattaattgttGTACAACAAAACTAGTTATTGTTATTGCTATTGTTGTGCGCTTGCAACTTTTACTTgccgttgctgctgttgctgctgctgttgctgctgctgctgttcagCTGCCAAATTGAGGCGTGCCGCCTGCTGCGGCCATAATGGAAATCTTTCGACTAACCGCTAGCATTTCGCTTTTCGCTTTGGGCCGCCGAGGAAGTAAAAGCCGTTGCCAATTGGCCAATTGAAGACTTCATGCACAGGCGCCCAAACACCCATAGCCTGGActgtgtgtatatattttcccATTCGGTTGAAAGCGAAACTGAAACTGCCGTCCGTCCCTTTTACCAACTTATGCCCCCAACTCATtcccctccttttttttttttttgcctcttGAATTGTtgatcatttattttttattcattgtCTTTGACAAGTTTGCCTTCAACTTCGGTCGGTCAGTAGCGGTACAGAACCCGTTGccgtttttcttcttcttgttgttgttgctagtttattttattttatttatgttgttgttgttgctttttctCACAATCGCAGGCATTCTACCTCGATGTCTTACacagaacaaaaaattattcagttttcataaaaaattcgtcacgaaaacaaaaagaaaaacttaaatCAAAAGGGTTCAGTTTCAAAGAATTTTCGTCacaaaactaaaagaaaaaaatgaacatAAGGTTATAGATTTTATAGACATATTAAAGTCCAGAAGCTAGAATAAAAACTGCCTAATTTTGTAAAACTTTCGTCATGAAACCAGCAGAAAAACTTTAACCAAAATTTTCGTCatgaaactaaaaaaaaacttaaatcaaAAGGGTTCAGTTTCAACGAATTTTCGTcacaaaactaaaaaaaaaaaatgaacataAGGTTATAGATTTTATAGACATATCATAGTCTAGAAACTAAAAGAATAACATGAACataaagttaaatattttatagacATATTACAGTCCAGAAACTGGAATAAAAACGGTCTTATTTTGTTGAACTTTCGTCATGAAACCAGCAGAAAAACTTAAATCAAAAGGGTTCTGTTTCAAAGAATTTTAGTCACGgaactaaaagaaaaacatGAACATAATATTATAGATTTTATAAACATATTACAGTCCAGaaactgaaataaaaaagGTCTTGATTTGTTGAACTTTCGTCATGAAACCAGCAGAAAAACTTTAACCAAAATGTTCGTCATGAAACTCAAAGATCTCTCAAGTATTATACGCAATTTTGCTTCAAATCCCAAAGATCCACAAAAAGTAAGCCCTCAGTATatcaaaataaatcaaaaatatctATAAACTCTTTTTCTGTGTACTGTTTTATGTTCTCAACAAAGACATAGAGTCGCTGCTGGGTTAACATTCATTTTTCCGTTGCGTCAACGGACTTTCAATATTCTTTGGCATGCTTTTTGTTCTCCACAAGGGAAGCAGTGCCGGACGGGGTATCGGTTTCGGTATATCGGGGGTATATGATAATTTCCATAGCTCCATGCCTCTGACACACATTCGCACTCACCATTTTGACTGAAACTCCGCGCCGCGTCTCGTGTCTCGTATCCACAAGCTACCAAATCGATTCTCCTTGAGCTAGAGATTGGATTGATCTGGATTCGATTGGACTGCTATTCTATTCggttttgattttattttcgtGTTAGCTGTCGTTACACTGTCGGACACACTCTGGCTATGACAACCTCGTGGCTAACCGCACATTTTCCGCCACTCAATGGTGGTAGTAGTCACTAGTCACTTTCAAAAATCCTGGCCCCCAAGAAAGGCGAAGCGGACCGCTTGGAGCTTGGAGCTGCGAACTCGCACGTTGGACtgaaaaactgaaactgatTCGAGCTCTGCCACCGCCAGCTGCCAAGACAAGGCGACGAAAACAGCGGCAACAGCAGCGAAGTTGGCAGAGGCACTGAAAGAAACAATTGGCTATAAAATGTATAATAATATAGGGTCTGTGTATGATGTTTCATGAGATTTGGAAAGAACTTAATCGAAATTGCTGGAAAATATGTATAGTTCATtataattaatgaaaaattgtaTATCTTATCAATGAAAACCCTTGAAATTTCTTTGAGTGTTCCCAGCGGAGAGCAACCGAGCCGAGCTTAGTTGGAGCTACGGATTGAGTTGGGTTTCTGTTGCTTTGGTGTTTGACGGCGACTGAGCTTCAGGCCTCCCTCCACGTACGAGCGCCATATACGAGCCGtccaagaacaacaacaaaaagccACATAAAACCACAACAAttacaacaaaagcaacagaaacagGCAACATAAACACATTTTCGGTTTTCAGCTCACTGTGAGCTGTGAGCTGCatggaaaattaaatttttgctGCGTTTCTTTTGGTCGGCTCATTCGTGCCGCTCCGTTGCTGAAAAGCTTTAAGCCACTTCCCCACCTCCCCCACTCTATTTTCAGGGGGGGGGGCGGTGGAGGCCTTAACAGAGGGCTAACAGAAGACTAGACAATAGCGGGACATCAAGTTGAAGCGGCTCAGGCAATCAATGGCCATTCAATTTCGTTTTCAACCAAAAACCTTAGTCTTCAATCGAGTAGAAGGTGGATGGAAGCACTAGTTTCCTTCCTCAATCTGCAATGGATTTTGTGTGAAACTAGGTAGCCCCAGAGAAACTAGGTAGTCCacccatatttttttttgggggaggCGACTGCGTCAACCATTTGTTATCAGATGCGGGGATTTTGTAAACAAAACACGTTTGATTAGCATATAAATACAAGCGGGCAGAGAGATGCGGCCAGAGACAGCAAAACGTCTCCGAAGACCTGATCCTCCCCAGCTTCGAAATGCAAATTGGAAATATGATTTACAAAATACACAGCACATAACACTCTTGGCTAGAAAGCAGGAGCCAAGTTGAAAAGCAATTTGCATATTGGCTTTCAAAGGGTTTCATAATTTAAATCCAATCCACTGCCCTGTCCACCACGCCCGCCGACACCACAAAAGAAATCGAAAGTGTTTACTGGATTGGGGCTTGGGTTGGTGGATTTTTGGATTTTCGGATTGGCTGGTGGCCTGGCTGGGAGGTTCTGGGCTTGCGATTCCTGGGAGCTGGCTTCTCACGCTTTGCATGCCATAAATTTCACCGCCTTTCACTGTAAATCATTTGGCCGACTTAATTGCGTGCATTTTAATGCCCATTCTCCATTGCGTGCCATTTGATGTTTGTTGCAGGCAGTAATTTTTCTGCCTGTgccagttttcagttttcgcGAGAAAACTCCATAAGATGCGATGCTCTGTTTCGCAAGCGGGCCAAGTTTCACGAGAAAATCGAAAGTAAGGAAGGAAAATCGGTGAGAAGTGATCTATTCGGAATAATGTGGACATTATCTATGCCGTTCAGGTCGAGTCTGATGAGGGACTTTATCGATCGAGTGCATTGGCTTTCGAAATTGGTTATACCAATTGAATATCAAATCGGCCGACTTAACCTTCACTGCGCGCAAGTTCGTGccttaagtcttttgtttttctgttACTCACACAAACGCACTCGAACTGAAAGTGAAATTTCATTGTTGTTGCTCTGGTTGGTAATTTCGTTGGCTGCTTTTATGATTTTGGTAATTGTTGAAAAAGAAAGGCACTCACAATCGCACTACCCCTCCCCTACCCTCTTCGCTCCCCCACACACCGCACCGATCCGCATCGCATCGCTGATAAGAAACgtgatttaatttttagctACAAATTATGAAAAACATACGGCTTTTCACTTTTCAATGGCCTTGTCCGGTGGGGGTCCAATCCTCCAGCTCCCTCAGCTCTGTCAAGAGACGGGATGCCGTCGGAGAAGCGGATGCCTGGTCATCACATCGTTTTCGGCAGTGGAAGAACAAAAACTCGTCTGGGAGTTGTCGGCTCATTTTGCGCTGTAATTTTCGAGTGTGTTTTTTTGCCCTCACTAACCAAAAGGTATTTTAGTCTCAAGATCAAGGATGTCAAGAACCTTATTTGAGGCTGATGATATACTATCTAAATAGAAAGGAATCTGTGGTGCTATGACCAAACTGTTAGCAACCACTCAAGGTCACgaattatttaaaaaccttACAGATCAAGTCTGATGAATTAGTAATTCCTTCtttgaaaattaaactttaaaaaaccttCAGGAATTTCCTGAAAATGTATGCACATGAAACTCCTACTCATTTTACGCAGAAACTAAAGAGCATTGAATTTTTTCTAGTTCCCAAATGAAAATCATATCTTTTTTCCACGTGCTCTTTATGTTTCCCTTCCTGCCATTGTGCCAGACAAATGATGGAGCTGCACTTGGATGCCGGAGGTGGAGTCATGGACGCTGCTGCCAGTAGAGAACTGGAGTGGGTTGACTGTGGTGGGGtgggagatggagatggagatggagatggaggagTTGTGCCCCGATAGCGATCTGCTTTCGCTGCCCCTTAATCAGCAAGTCAGCGAGCTGAGCACCAGTTCACCCGGTAGTGGTAGTGGGGCTTATttggcttttgtttgttttactTTTGGTTTCTGGTGGCTTTATTTTCGTTTCCCCCGCCACATGATTGATGCGAGAACAAGGTTTGTCGCTTAGGTCTTTTGTTTGGCGGCTGCTTTTTGGAAATAGCCGGATGTGTTCTAATAAACCCAAGGCCCGCCCGagtccgattccgattccgaggTTGACTTTAGCACGGTTTTAATcgtaacaaaaatatataatcaaATTGATTTACTTGGAGTTCAGATGTGTGCCGGGGTCGCATCGGATGGACTGGTTTCCGACGTAGCCAGTTGGTCACCTGGCCCCCATCCATTTCTCTGCTGGTAGTAGACATAGAAGCAGCTGGATCTGGAGATGGAACTGCAACTGCTGTCTCTGCTACAAGCCGAGACATTGGTTGTATTGGCCTCCGAATTCTTGAATTTTTTCCGACTTTGCCGGGACCTTAATCTCTGCCAAATGGGCCGAAAAATGCTACGCTTCAGAGCGGACAGCAGATTGTGCCGTGACTTGCGCGTTACGCTGTCGCCGCCGGACTCGGGAGCATCCATATCAGAGGGTACTTCCGATTCGAAAGGGGACGGCGGTGGCGACAGCGCCGGAGTCGGAGTCGGCAGTGGCTGCTGCAATCCATCCAGAGCCAGCTGCAGATTACGCCGCAGATACTCATCCGCCAGTTCCCGATTGCGCTGCATGCACCCGAAAGGATTCGTACGACTCGAATAGTTGCAGCATTCTGAAACGCACTGCTTCTGAACCGGGGGTTTGGGCGCCGGACGTCGACGGCTCCGGGGTGGTGCTTGGGGTGGGAGTGGCGCCTGCCTTTTGACGGGTCTCGAGCGTTGAATTCCCAGGATCAAACGCTTCGCATTGGTCGAAGCACTACAGTTGAGGCGCCACCTGAAAGAACACTCTCTTACTCTTCTAGTGAAATCGTGGATATCCGAATGGAAACTCACCCCACCAGGACAAGCAGAGCATTGTAGAGGGGCAGGACCACCAGTCCCATTATCATTAGCCTAACCAGTGGACACGATGACTGCTGCAACTGCATCAGCCAATCCAAGGAGCAGCAGTATCCCGGCTTCACTTGCTCCTCCTGGCTGTGGTTGAACGGACCCAAGGACTGAGCATCCTTTTCCCAAAGGCTGAAGAGGCCATCGTTAAGGTGGCAGGACCACGGACCGAGCAGGATGCCCGCCATGGTGCCACCCAGCGACTCCCAGGTCGGCATTTTGAatggattttcttttttttttgttcctgcTACCTCATTCGATTGAAGTAAAAGTTTGTGCTtggaaatttataaaaataatgacTAGATTGGAAAGAGTTACTTTTGAGTTCTTACAACGAATGATTTAATATTGGATTGCTACTTTTTTATGTATCTTCCCATAAGTATG of the Drosophila ananassae strain 14024-0371.13 chromosome 2R, ASM1763931v2, whole genome shotgun sequence genome contains:
- the LOC116655854 gene encoding uncharacterized protein LOC116655854, with translation MPTWESLGGTMAGILLGPWSCHLNDGLFSLWEKDAQSLGPFNHSQEEQVKPGYCCSLDWLMQLQQSSCPLVRLMIMGLVVLPLYNALLVLVGWRLNCSASTNAKRLILGIQRSRPVKRQAPLPPQAPPRSRRRPAPKPPVQKQCVSECCNYSSRTNPFGCMQRNRELADEYLRRNLQLALDGLQQPLPTPTPALSPPPSPFESEVPSDMDAPESGGDSVTRKSRHNLLSALKRSIFRPIWQRLRSRQSRKKFKNSEANTTNVSACSRDSSCSSISRSSCFYVYYQQRNGWGPGDQLATSETSPSDATPAHI